In the Choloepus didactylus isolate mChoDid1 chromosome 3, mChoDid1.pri, whole genome shotgun sequence genome, CCaacactttaaaatacttttatgatGGGAAAATTCAAACCTACGCATTATAAGTGCATCATCTGGCACTTTCTAAACTCATTCATTGATGAATACGTTTAAAGCCAATGAGAAATGTCAGTTAAATTTGTGCTTTCTCTTTGCTAAGAGCAAAAGCAGAATACAGTACACCATGGGAAAGACACTGTTGTAAGAATtacacagcagccagagagagGAGAGGCTCCTTACCTCCACAGCCAGCATTATATAGGCAATGATGAGCTGGGTGTGGACCCACGTGAGAGCCTTGTAGAGCAGCCACACCGGCCGAGATCTGATAAGGAGCCTGGCAGAGCTGTGAATCAGGTAGTCAGCTTCCACCATCACAGCCCAGCAGAAGAAACCAAACACCTGGCCCGGATGGAGCCCGTGCCACCAGGCGGAGAAGGCGAACGTCTGCAGCAGCGGCCAGGTCTCGCGCTGCTGGAAGACGAGCCGTCGGAGCCACCGTGCCGTGCTTTTGTTCCACTTTCTCGTGAACAGGGATATTCTGTGAGTTGTTTCCAGGGTCCAAATGTCTGCATCGGGGACGAATCCCTCCCCATCAGGGTTCTGACCAAGCTCAGCCCCGAAGCCCGCCGCCTGGAGGAGGCAGTCATCCAGGATCCAGTGGGAGTAGTAGGTGAGTTTGAAGAGCCCGGCTGTGCACCACATGACAGAGATGCACTCGAGTTGCCGGCAGTCCGTCAGCCCTGCTCCTCCGCTGGCCACCCGCCTCAAGGCCACTTTTAGGCACTCCAGACCCAGAATCTGCAGACCCCTCCAGGTCAGAGCCCAGAAGCAATGCCCAGGACACAAAGAGCTGGACTGTTGAACACGAGCCTGAAATCTCCTGAAGGAACAAAGGGAGCCTCCCAGGAGGGCAGGGAAAAAGAGCAAGTAGCTGAAATAGGGCAGTGCCCTATACAGATGCCCAGACAGAGAGTTCCTGCTCCTGATGCCTTCTGATGGGGCCTCCACTTTCCTCTCACAAATGTCCAGAGAGAGGGATGTGACCCTCTGGGTCAAGAGCATGAGGGAAGAAAGAGTGATGCAGAACctgaaagagatttttttttttttaatgtaaaagccACTCCATATACAATCTGTCCCTCCCATTCCAGGTCCTCGCACATGCCCTCACCGCCAATGGGTGGCTCTGAAGAGTTAAGATCAATCTTATGGTATGCAGGGTTCCACAAAGACTCCTGGACCAATTCAGAGCAGGCTCCTCCAGGTAGGATCgaaaggggaaaggggaaatgAATCACTAGTTAGAGACGCAAATAGAATGACAAGAAGTTGGGAGTGGGGGGGGGTTGATTATAATATTTCTAAGAATAGCTTATAAAGATTAGgatcagggaaaagaaaacagcCTAATAGAAATTTGCCATCAAAGAGTCAAAAACTTAGCAGTGA is a window encoding:
- the MBOAT4 gene encoding ghrelin O-acyltransferase, with amino-acid sequence MMDWLQLLFLHPVSLYQAAAFPFALLFNYSCLLDSFSTRARYLFLLAGGGTLAVAAMHWYAVLVFVPALGAAVLISSLGPWEVHRWAFFFQMSWQTLCHLGLHYSEYYLQESPSMRFCITLSSLMLLTQRVTSLSLDICERKVEAPSEGIRSRNSLSGHLYRALPYFSYLLFFPALLGGSLCSFRRFQARVQQSSSLCPGHCFWALTWRGLQILGLECLKVALRRVASGGAGLTDCRQLECISVMWCTAGLFKLTYYSHWILDDCLLQAAGFGAELGQNPDGEGFVPDADIWTLETTHRISLFTRKWNKSTARWLRRLVFQQRETWPLLQTFAFSAWWHGLHPGQVFGFFCWAVMVEADYLIHSSARLLIRSRPVWLLYKALTWVHTQLIIAYIMLAVEVRSLSSLWLLCNSYNSVFPMVYCILLLLLAKRKHKFN